The proteins below are encoded in one region of Vibrio sp. ED004:
- a CDS encoding phosphopentomutase, which translates to MKRAFILVLDSFGIGETADADKFGDVGSDTMGHIADHCDKGLADNADRQGPLTLPNLSKLGLAMAHKESTGRFAPGMDADAEIIGAYGHAAELSSGKDTPSGHWEIAGVPVLFDWGYFTDKENSFPKELTDRILERAGLSGFLGNCHSSGTEILDNLGEEHMKTGLPIFYTSADSVFQIACHEETFGLQNLLDLCQIAREELEDYNIGRVIARPFIGPGKGQFERTGNRRDLSVEPPAATILQKLVDEKGGNVHSIGKISDIYAGCGITQKTKATGIPALFEATKEAINEAGDNTIVFTNFVDFDSAYGHRRDVAGYAAALEYFDGRINEIIDMMKEDDVLILTADHGCDPTWPGTDHTREHIPVIVYGQKVPAGSLGRRDTFADIGQSLASYFGTSPMGHGTSFL; encoded by the coding sequence ATGAAAAGAGCATTTATTTTAGTTTTAGATTCATTCGGTATCGGTGAAACAGCGGATGCAGACAAATTCGGTGATGTAGGTTCAGACACTATGGGGCACATCGCAGATCATTGTGACAAAGGTCTTGCAGACAACGCAGATCGTCAAGGTCCTCTGACGCTACCAAACCTGTCTAAGCTAGGTTTAGCTATGGCTCACAAAGAGTCTACAGGTCGTTTTGCTCCTGGTATGGATGCAGACGCTGAAATCATCGGCGCTTACGGTCACGCTGCTGAACTGTCTTCTGGTAAAGATACGCCATCAGGTCACTGGGAAATCGCTGGTGTACCAGTATTGTTTGACTGGGGCTATTTCACCGACAAAGAGAACAGCTTTCCAAAAGAACTGACTGACCGCATCCTTGAGCGTGCAGGTTTGTCCGGTTTCTTAGGTAACTGCCACTCATCTGGCACGGAAATCCTAGATAACCTAGGTGAAGAGCACATGAAGACTGGCTTGCCTATCTTCTACACTTCTGCAGACTCTGTTTTCCAGATTGCTTGTCATGAAGAGACATTCGGCCTACAAAACCTATTAGACCTTTGTCAGATTGCTCGTGAAGAGCTCGAAGACTACAACATTGGTCGTGTTATCGCTCGTCCGTTCATTGGCCCAGGTAAAGGTCAATTTGAGCGCACTGGTAACCGTCGTGACCTTTCTGTTGAGCCACCTGCAGCCACCATTCTTCAGAAGTTGGTTGATGAGAAGGGCGGTAACGTTCACTCAATTGGTAAGATCTCTGATATCTACGCAGGTTGTGGTATCACTCAGAAAACCAAAGCAACAGGTATCCCTGCGCTATTTGAAGCAACAAAAGAAGCGATCAATGAAGCGGGCGACAATACGATTGTGTTCACTAACTTCGTTGATTTCGACTCAGCTTACGGCCACCGCCGTGATGTTGCAGGTTACGCCGCGGCACTTGAGTACTTCGATGGTCGCATCAATGAAATCATCGATATGATGAAAGAAGATGATGTACTTATCCTAACTGCAGACCACGGTTGTGATCCAACATGGCCAGGTACAGACCATACTCGTGAACATATCCCTGTGATTGTTTACGGTCAGAAGGTTCCAGCCGGTTCTCTAG
- the deoA gene encoding thymidine phosphorylase, whose product MYLPQEIIRRKRDGEVLTADEINFFIQGVAKNTVSEGQIAAFAMAIFFNEMTMPERIALTCAMRDSGMVIDWSHMNFDGPIVDKHSTGGVGDVTSLMLGPMVAACGGFVPMISGRGLGHTGGTLDKLESIPGYNITPTNDVFGEVTKDAGVAIIGQTGDLAPADKRVYATRDITATVDNISLITASILSKKLAAGLDSLVMDVKVGSGAFMPTYEASEELAKSIVAVANGAGTKTTAILTDMNQVLASSAGNAVEVREAVQFLTGEYRNPRLLEITMASCAEMLVLGNLAKDSDEAREKLMAVLDNGKAAECFGKMVAGLGGPADFVANYDNYLEKAEIVKPVYALESGVVSAMDTRAIGMAVVGMGGGRRVATDSIDYAVGFDHFIRLGEVASEDKPLAMIHARNEQQWQEAATALQNAITVGGEYTATPGVYRQIRSEDV is encoded by the coding sequence ATGTATCTACCTCAAGAAATTATTCGCAGAAAACGTGATGGTGAAGTCCTAACAGCGGACGAAATTAACTTCTTCATTCAAGGCGTAGCTAAAAACACGGTTTCTGAAGGCCAAATTGCAGCATTCGCAATGGCTATCTTCTTTAACGAAATGACCATGCCAGAGCGTATCGCACTAACGTGTGCAATGCGTGACTCAGGCATGGTGATTGACTGGAGCCACATGAACTTTGATGGCCCAATCGTTGATAAACACTCTACTGGTGGTGTTGGTGACGTAACTTCTCTGATGCTTGGCCCTATGGTGGCAGCATGTGGCGGTTTCGTTCCAATGATCTCTGGTCGTGGTTTAGGCCACACTGGCGGTACGCTAGACAAGCTTGAATCTATCCCTGGTTACAACATTACACCAACCAACGATGTGTTCGGTGAAGTAACTAAAGATGCTGGCGTAGCGATCATCGGTCAAACAGGCGATCTAGCTCCTGCTGATAAGCGTGTTTACGCGACTCGTGATATCACAGCAACCGTAGATAATATCTCGCTGATCACGGCTTCAATCCTATCTAAGAAACTGGCCGCTGGCCTTGACTCTCTAGTGATGGATGTAAAAGTAGGTTCAGGCGCATTCATGCCGACTTACGAAGCGTCTGAAGAGCTAGCGAAATCGATCGTTGCAGTAGCAAACGGTGCAGGCACTAAGACAACAGCAATCCTAACGGACATGAACCAAGTTCTGGCTTCTTCTGCGGGTAACGCAGTAGAAGTGCGTGAAGCAGTTCAATTCCTAACAGGTGAATACCGTAACCCACGTTTGCTAGAAATTACGATGGCATCGTGTGCTGAAATGCTGGTGTTGGGTAACCTTGCAAAAGATTCAGACGAAGCGCGCGAAAAACTGATGGCAGTACTGGATAACGGTAAAGCAGCAGAGTGCTTCGGTAAAATGGTAGCGGGCCTTGGTGGTCCAGCAGATTTTGTAGCGAACTACGATAACTACCTAGAAAAAGCAGAAATTGTTAAGCCAGTGTACGCGCTAGAAAGCGGTGTAGTATCAGCAATGGATACTCGTGCAATTGGTATGGCTGTCGTTGGTATGGGCGGTGGTCGCCGTGTAGCAACGGACAGCATTGATTACGCAGTCGGTTTTGATCACTTTATTCGTCTTGGCGAAGTGGCAAGTGAAGATAAACCATTAGCAATGATTCATGCTCGCAACGAACAACAGTGGCAAGAAGCTGCAACAGCATTACAAAATGCAATCACTGTGGGCGGAGAATATACAGCAACGCCAGGCGTTTACCGTCAGATTCGTTCTGAAGACGTGTAA
- the deoC gene encoding deoxyribose-phosphate aldolase, with protein sequence MSDLKAAALRALKLMDLTTLNDDDTTEKVVALCHDAKTAVGNTAAICIYPRFIPAAKKALREQGTPEVRIATVTNFPHGNDDIEIAVTETKAAVAYGADEVDVVFPYRALIAGNEEVGFELVKQCKAACGDITLKVIIETGELKEEALIKKASQICIEAGADFIKTSTGKVPVNATPEYARMMLEVIRDMGVAKTVGFKPAGGVRTAEDAALYLAMADELLGTEWADNMHYRFGASSLLTNLLNTLEVTDQTADPAAY encoded by the coding sequence ATGAGCGATTTAAAAGCAGCAGCTCTACGTGCACTTAAACTTATGGACCTAACTACGCTAAATGACGACGATACTACTGAGAAAGTAGTGGCGCTTTGTCATGACGCGAAGACTGCAGTAGGCAACACAGCTGCAATCTGTATTTACCCTCGCTTTATCCCAGCAGCTAAGAAAGCGTTGCGTGAGCAAGGTACTCCAGAAGTACGCATTGCGACTGTAACTAACTTCCCTCATGGTAATGACGACATCGAAATTGCTGTTACAGAAACAAAAGCAGCAGTAGCGTACGGCGCAGATGAAGTTGACGTAGTATTCCCATACCGTGCCCTTATTGCTGGCAACGAAGAAGTTGGCTTTGAGCTAGTTAAGCAATGTAAAGCGGCTTGTGGTGACATCACGCTTAAAGTGATCATCGAAACAGGTGAACTGAAAGAAGAAGCACTGATCAAGAAAGCTTCTCAAATCTGTATCGAAGCTGGTGCAGACTTCATCAAAACTTCAACAGGTAAAGTGCCAGTAAACGCGACTCCAGAGTACGCGCGCATGATGCTTGAAGTTATTCGTGACATGGGCGTTGCTAAAACAGTTGGTTTCAAACCTGCTGGTGGCGTACGTACTGCTGAAGATGCAGCACTATACCTAGCAATGGCTGATGAACTACTAGGCACTGAGTGGGCAGACAATATGCACTACCGTTTTGGTGCTTCAAGCCTACTAACTAACCTTCTTAATACATTAGAAGTGACAGACCAGACTGCTGATCCTGCAGCATACTAA
- a CDS encoding NupC/NupG family nucleoside CNT transporter: protein MSLFMSLVGMVALIAIAVLLSDNRKAINLRTVGGAFAIQFALGAFVLYIPWGRDLLAGFSAGVANVIDYGKDGTGFLFGSLVNFSVDGIGFIFAFQVLPTLIFFSALISVLYYIGVMQIVIKVLGGGLQKALGTSRAESMSAAANIFVGQTEAPLVVRPFVPKMTNSELFAVMCGGLASVAGGVLAGYASMGVPLEYLVAASFMAAPGGLLFAKIIKPETDKPDDNIADEMDGGDDKPANVIDAAAGGASVGLQLALNVGAMLLAFIGLIALINGILGGIGGWVGMENLTLELLLGWIFAPLAFIIGVPWEEATIAGSFIGQKTVVNEFVAYLNFVPYVGENAQVVAATGQVMSEKTQAIIAFALCGFANLSSIAILLGGLGGIAPSRRHDIARMGVKAVIAGTLSNLMAATIAGFFLSF from the coding sequence ATGAGCCTGTTTATGAGCCTAGTCGGAATGGTTGCACTGATCGCAATCGCAGTACTACTATCTGACAACCGCAAAGCTATTAATCTAAGAACAGTGGGTGGCGCTTTCGCTATCCAATTCGCACTTGGTGCATTCGTACTTTACATCCCTTGGGGTCGTGATCTACTTGCAGGTTTCTCTGCTGGTGTAGCAAACGTGATCGACTACGGTAAAGACGGTACTGGTTTCCTATTCGGCAGCCTAGTTAACTTCTCAGTTGACGGTATCGGTTTCATCTTTGCTTTCCAAGTACTACCAACTCTGATTTTCTTCTCTGCACTTATCTCTGTACTTTACTACATTGGTGTTATGCAAATTGTAATCAAAGTTCTTGGTGGTGGTCTTCAGAAAGCTCTAGGTACTTCTCGCGCCGAGTCTATGTCTGCAGCAGCAAACATCTTCGTTGGTCAAACTGAAGCACCTCTAGTTGTTCGTCCATTTGTTCCTAAAATGACAAACTCTGAACTATTCGCAGTAATGTGTGGTGGTTTGGCTTCTGTAGCTGGTGGTGTACTAGCAGGTTACGCATCTATGGGTGTGCCTCTAGAGTACCTAGTTGCAGCGTCATTCATGGCAGCACCTGGTGGTCTACTATTCGCTAAAATCATCAAGCCTGAAACTGATAAGCCAGACGACAACATCGCTGACGAAATGGACGGTGGCGATGACAAACCAGCTAACGTTATCGACGCAGCAGCAGGTGGCGCATCAGTTGGTCTACAACTAGCTCTAAACGTAGGTGCAATGCTACTAGCATTCATCGGTCTAATTGCTCTAATCAACGGTATCCTAGGTGGCATCGGTGGTTGGGTTGGTATGGAAAACCTAACTCTAGAACTTCTTCTAGGTTGGATCTTCGCACCACTAGCATTCATCATCGGTGTTCCATGGGAAGAAGCAACTATCGCTGGTTCTTTCATTGGTCAGAAGACAGTTGTTAACGAATTCGTTGCATACCTAAACTTCGTACCATACGTTGGTGAAAACGCTCAAGTTGTTGCAGCAACTGGCCAAGTGATGTCTGAGAAGACTCAAGCAATCATCGCATTCGCACTATGTGGTTTCGCAAACCTTTCTTCTATTGCGATTCTTCTAGGTGGTCTAGGTGGTATTGCACCAAGCCGTCGCCACGACATCGCACGTATGGGTGTTAAAGCGGTAATTGCTGGTACTCTATCTAACCTGATGGCAGCAACAATTGCTGGCTTCTTCCTATCTTTCTAA
- a CDS encoding TatD family hydrolase, whose protein sequence is MTPELSDFPLFDTHCHADFDAFDCGFSVEESLDGYLKEAKQAQVEKLLIPSIGQSNWGKLDKIAQSHPNVYYALGFHPYFLEQAEDEQFSELHQLLSSKNSQCVAIGECGLDFFVDVEKEKQERFFIQQMELAKAFDLPLIIHERKSYNRLIELIKQHKFTLGGVIHGFSGSEQQALAWIKLGFYIGVGGTITYPRAQKTRTAIAKLPLEYMVLETDAPDMPMHGNQGNVNHSKYLVTILNELFLLRKEPKQSIAAQIWQNSHRAFGICE, encoded by the coding sequence ATGACACCAGAATTAAGTGATTTTCCGCTATTTGATACCCATTGCCATGCGGACTTTGACGCCTTTGACTGCGGTTTTTCAGTTGAGGAAAGTCTTGATGGTTACCTAAAAGAAGCGAAACAAGCCCAAGTTGAGAAACTGTTGATTCCTTCTATTGGTCAAAGTAACTGGGGGAAACTCGACAAAATCGCTCAATCTCACCCCAATGTTTACTATGCATTAGGCTTTCACCCGTACTTTTTAGAGCAAGCGGAGGATGAGCAATTCTCGGAACTTCACCAGTTACTCTCTTCAAAAAACAGCCAATGTGTCGCGATAGGTGAGTGTGGACTCGACTTCTTTGTCGACGTCGAAAAGGAAAAACAAGAGCGTTTTTTTATCCAACAAATGGAGCTTGCGAAGGCGTTTGACCTGCCTTTAATCATCCATGAGAGGAAGTCATACAACCGACTTATTGAGCTAATAAAGCAGCACAAATTCACCTTAGGTGGTGTGATTCACGGTTTTTCGGGGAGTGAACAGCAGGCTTTGGCTTGGATCAAGCTCGGTTTCTATATTGGCGTCGGTGGAACGATAACTTACCCAAGAGCACAGAAAACACGCACAGCCATCGCAAAATTGCCTCTTGAATACATGGTATTGGAAACGGATGCTCCGGACATGCCCATGCATGGAAACCAAGGAAATGTTAATCATTCCAAATATTTAGTTACGATCTTAAATGAACTTTTTTTGCTTAGAAAAGAGCCAAAGCAATCGATTGCAGCGCAAATTTGGCAAAATAGCCATCGCGCATTCGGTATATGTGAATAA
- a CDS encoding DUF5363 family protein, translated as MFGWIKVWIKKYDKWCEELGLTPENKRSCVPHRRDPQGQQTESGQDDTRIK; from the coding sequence ATGTTCGGTTGGATAAAAGTTTGGATTAAGAAATACGATAAGTGGTGTGAAGAGCTTGGTTTAACACCTGAGAATAAACGCAGTTGTGTACCTCATCGTCGTGATCCTCAAGGACAACAAACAGAGAGTGGGCAAGATGACACCAGAATTAAGTGA
- the prfC gene encoding peptide chain release factor 3, which translates to MSFQQEVSKRRTFAIISHPDAGKTTITEKVLLFGNAIQKAGTVKGRGSNQHAKSDWMEMEKERGISVTTSVMQFPYNDCLVNLLDTPGHEDFSEDTYRTLTAVDSCLMVIDAAKGVEDRTRKLMEVTRLRDTPIVTFMNKLDRDVRDPMEVLDEVESELGMACSPISWPIGCGKEFKGVYHIHRDETILYESGHGHEIQEVRIIKGLDNPELNEAVGDDLAKSVREELELVIGACPEFDHDLFLAGELTPVYFGTALGNFGVDHMLDGLTKWAPAPQTRQANERDVVATEEKFSGFVFKIQANMDPKHRDRIAFMRIVSGTYNQGMKMNHVRTGKNVSISDAVTFMAGDRARAEKAYAGDIIGLHNHGTIQIGDTFTQGESLKFSGIPNFAPELFRRIRLRDPLKQKQLLKGLVQLSEEGAVQVFRPMQNNDLIVGAVGVLQFDVVVARLKAEYNVEAIYEGVNVATARWVECDDAKKLEEFKRKNQSNLALDGGDNLSYIAPTMVNLNLASERFPEVQFRATREH; encoded by the coding sequence ATGTCTTTCCAACAAGAAGTGAGCAAACGTAGAACGTTTGCAATTATCTCTCACCCGGATGCGGGTAAAACCACGATTACTGAAAAAGTTCTTTTATTCGGAAACGCGATTCAGAAAGCGGGTACCGTAAAAGGCCGTGGCTCTAACCAGCACGCTAAATCTGACTGGATGGAGATGGAAAAAGAACGTGGTATCTCGGTAACTACGTCGGTAATGCAATTCCCATACAATGATTGCCTAGTAAACCTACTAGATACTCCAGGACACGAAGATTTCTCGGAAGATACGTACCGTACACTAACTGCGGTTGACTCTTGTTTGATGGTTATCGATGCTGCGAAAGGTGTCGAGGATCGTACTCGTAAGCTAATGGAAGTAACACGCCTGCGTGATACGCCAATCGTAACGTTTATGAACAAACTTGACCGTGACGTTCGTGACCCGATGGAAGTGCTTGATGAAGTGGAAAGCGAGCTGGGTATGGCTTGTTCTCCAATCTCATGGCCAATTGGTTGTGGTAAAGAATTTAAAGGTGTTTACCACATTCACCGTGATGAAACGATCTTGTACGAATCTGGCCACGGTCATGAGATCCAAGAAGTACGTATCATCAAAGGTCTAGACAACCCTGAGCTAAATGAAGCGGTAGGCGACGATCTTGCAAAAAGCGTACGTGAAGAGCTAGAGCTTGTTATCGGTGCTTGTCCTGAATTTGATCACGATCTGTTCCTTGCTGGTGAACTAACACCTGTTTACTTCGGTACTGCACTGGGTAACTTTGGTGTTGACCATATGCTAGATGGCCTAACGAAGTGGGCTCCTGCACCGCAAACTCGCCAAGCTAATGAGCGTGATGTAGTAGCGACAGAAGAGAAGTTTTCTGGCTTCGTATTTAAGATCCAAGCAAACATGGATCCTAAGCACCGTGACCGTATCGCATTCATGCGTATCGTATCGGGTACTTACAACCAAGGTATGAAGATGAACCATGTTCGTACTGGCAAGAACGTAAGTATCTCTGATGCGGTAACCTTTATGGCGGGTGACCGTGCGCGAGCTGAGAAAGCGTACGCGGGCGATATCATTGGTTTGCATAACCACGGCACAATCCAGATTGGTGATACCTTCACTCAAGGTGAAAGCCTGAAGTTTTCTGGTATTCCAAACTTCGCACCTGAACTATTCCGTCGTATTCGTCTACGCGATCCACTAAAGCAGAAGCAACTTCTAAAAGGCTTAGTTCAGCTTTCAGAAGAGGGCGCGGTACAAGTATTCCGTCCAATGCAGAACAACGACCTGATCGTTGGTGCGGTTGGTGTACTTCAGTTCGACGTGGTTGTAGCGCGCTTGAAAGCAGAATACAACGTAGAAGCTATCTACGAAGGTGTTAACGTTGCAACAGCTCGCTGGGTTGAGTGTGACGACGCTAAGAAACTGGAAGAGTTCAAACGTAAGAACCAATCTAACCTTGCGCTAGATGGCGGTGACAACCTGTCTTACATCGCACCAACTATGGTGAACTTGAACCTAGCCTCTGAACGTTTCCCTGAAGTTCAGTTCCGAGCGACGCGCGAGCACTAA
- the rimI gene encoding ribosomal protein S18-alanine N-acetyltransferase: MTNQFLPTSQQHLDAIWQIEQTAHSHPWSETMIRDLDSRGACHHVLEVDGQVVGYFFAQNIVGEVTLLNIAVDPSLQGKGYGKALTEHFLDMCEQADAESAWLEVRESNVNAFNLYEKAGFNEVDRRRNYYPTKQGNEDAIIMSYLFMSFS, from the coding sequence ATGACTAATCAATTTTTACCGACTTCACAGCAACACCTAGACGCTATTTGGCAGATAGAACAGACAGCGCATTCTCACCCTTGGTCTGAAACGATGATTCGCGATCTCGATAGTCGAGGTGCTTGTCACCATGTGCTTGAAGTCGATGGGCAAGTGGTCGGGTATTTCTTCGCGCAGAATATCGTTGGTGAAGTCACGCTGCTTAATATTGCTGTCGACCCAAGCCTGCAAGGTAAAGGTTATGGCAAGGCGCTGACCGAGCATTTTCTTGATATGTGTGAACAGGCTGACGCGGAAAGTGCTTGGCTAGAAGTGCGCGAAAGTAACGTGAACGCGTTTAACTTGTATGAGAAAGCGGGTTTTAACGAAGTCGACCGCCGTCGTAACTATTACCCAACTAAGCAAGGCAATGAAGATGCGATCATTATGAGCTATCTTTTTATGTCGTTTAGTTAG
- a CDS encoding DNA polymerase III subunit psi, protein MSQTHAQYLQEMGISQWELSHSERLAGYEFELTPLSNDCKLLLVSPEKPQEDLAVMFERVLKSIKLDLSQALHIQPQHLSSIELGDVEWVWFAGCESAQELKAKTLQSPLLSDINGNNQHRRDLWQQICAYD, encoded by the coding sequence ATGTCACAAACACATGCACAATACCTGCAAGAGATGGGCATTAGCCAATGGGAGCTTAGCCACTCAGAGCGTTTGGCGGGCTATGAATTTGAATTGACTCCGCTCTCTAACGATTGCAAGTTACTGTTGGTATCGCCTGAAAAACCTCAGGAAGACCTCGCCGTGATGTTTGAGCGTGTACTCAAAAGTATCAAACTCGACTTATCTCAAGCCTTACATATTCAGCCTCAACACCTTTCTTCTATCGAACTCGGTGATGTTGAATGGGTATGGTTTGCAGGTTGTGAGTCCGCCCAAGAGCTGAAAGCAAAAACATTACAATCACCATTACTATCTGACATCAATGGTAATAACCAACACCGCCGCGATTTATGGCAACAAATTTGTGCTTATGACTAA
- a CDS encoding N-acetyltransferase has translation MLIRTEAPADILVIDRLLKSVFETDAEANLVMSLRENSHLTLSLVACSDEGEVVGHLMFSPITLKGDDHNWQGLAPLAVKEEFRNQGIAKSLVEDAFSTLVDFGYPACVVLGDPAYYGRFGFKDASEFGLSCTWDVPEGAFQAIELVEGALAGYSGEIAYSPEFNDL, from the coding sequence ATGCTTATTCGAACTGAAGCACCGGCAGATATACTTGTCATTGATCGTCTATTGAAATCTGTTTTTGAAACGGATGCAGAAGCTAATTTGGTTATGAGCTTGCGTGAGAATAGTCATTTAACGCTATCGCTGGTGGCTTGTTCTGACGAAGGCGAGGTGGTTGGTCACCTGATGTTTAGCCCAATTACCCTTAAAGGTGACGATCACAACTGGCAGGGGCTTGCGCCACTTGCTGTGAAAGAAGAGTTCCGCAACCAAGGCATTGCTAAATCTCTGGTTGAAGATGCTTTCTCTACTTTGGTTGATTTCGGTTACCCTGCCTGTGTTGTGCTTGGTGATCCTGCCTATTACGGTCGCTTTGGTTTCAAGGATGCGAGTGAATTTGGTTTGAGCTGCACTTGGGATGTGCCTGAGGGAGCCTTTCAAGCTATCGAGTTAGTTGAAGGTGCGCTTGCGGGATATTCTGGTGAGATTGCTTACAGTCCTGAGTTCAACGACTTATAA
- a CDS encoding SCP2 domain-containing protein codes for MMHSILLTKLRISHVINKIRTQLVQNAASILRSPVQLLPKTVQKRALLEALKSVFKEALEDGDFEFLEDKWLKVSIKDMGLSWCISYENEQLVVADKEVAEDVSFSGNLNDLVLIAGRKEDPDTLFFQRRLSIEGDTELGLEVKNLMDSVDLDLLPTPMKTLLNQLADFVQKGVQSPDTQSEVMNAYSN; via the coding sequence ATGATGCATTCCATATTATTGACAAAGTTACGGATAAGTCACGTGATAAACAAGATTCGCACTCAACTAGTTCAAAATGCCGCATCAATTTTGCGATCTCCAGTCCAGTTATTGCCTAAAACAGTACAAAAAAGAGCCTTATTAGAAGCGCTGAAGAGTGTCTTCAAGGAAGCTTTAGAAGACGGTGACTTTGAGTTCTTAGAAGATAAGTGGCTGAAAGTTTCAATAAAAGATATGGGGTTAAGTTGGTGTATTAGTTACGAAAATGAGCAACTGGTTGTAGCTGATAAAGAAGTCGCTGAAGATGTCAGTTTTAGCGGGAATCTTAACGATCTTGTGTTGATTGCGGGACGTAAAGAAGACCCAGATACGCTTTTCTTCCAACGTCGACTGTCTATTGAAGGTGATACAGAGCTCGGTTTAGAGGTCAAAAACTTGATGGATAGCGTAGATTTGGACTTATTGCCGACTCCTATGAAAACTTTGTTAAATCAATTAGCTGATTTTGTGCAGAAGGGAGTACAATCCCCAGATACACAAAGTGAGGTAATGAATGCTTATTCGAACTGA